ATTATTTGGCCGAGTCTTTCATGGCCGGAGATCCGCTAAAAGGTGGCGGCTTTGTCATTATCAACGGAATTTTGCTAAATGAAGAAGGGGGGATTACGGAACTAGACACGCCTTATGCGGGAAGCAATTTATTTTCGCTAGCGTCAGGCGGCGCCATTTATCTGCGAGATCCGGGCCGCAAAGTGGGCGAAGAACAGCTTAACGGAGGCGAATTCCAGGAGATGACCAACCATGATTGGGAACTTATTTTACTTTATTTGGAAGAAAATTTCCGTCTTTTTAATATTCCGATTGCGCGTTTGCTCGAATATGAAGGAAAAACATTAGAATTTAAAGACGTCTATCGTAAGATTGGCCCCTTGCATGTACGCATTTTACAAGAAGAAGAGGCGTGGGTGCGAGGAAAGGGCCGCTCGCCATAAAGCAACAAATGAGACTGTATGCCTAATATCCCTTTGCAAAAGAAAACAGGAATGCCGCTTATTGGACTCGGAACATGGAAATTAAATGGGAAAGAATGTGAACAGGTTCTGCATACGGCTTTAGAATTGGGTTACCGGCATATTGACACGGCCGATACCTATCAGAACCATTTGGCAATTGGGCAAGTGATCAAATCCTGCCCCCAGCGCGAGCAGCTTTTCCTTACGACCAAGCTTTCGATAGATAGCCTGTTGCCTCATCAGGTCGAGGCTGCGGTACCACGCTTTTTAGAAGACTTACATGTCAATTATCTCGATTTGCTTCTCATTCATTGGCCGAATCCGAACGTCTCTTTAGACCAAACGCTCCTCGCTATGCAGGCCTTTCAGAAGCAAGGCATTGTGCGAAAAATTGGAGTCAGCAATTTTGTCCGCTCGCATTTCGAATGCTTGGCTTCTTATCGCTTTCCCATTGCAGTCAACCAAATTGAAATGCACCCTTATCTGCAAAGAAGGCCTTTAGTCCATTATTGCCGCCAACACGAAATCTCTCTTACCGCTTATCGCCCTTTAGCAAAAGGAGCGTTCGAACAAAATGAAATTTTAAAGGCAATCGGAGCTAAATATAAAAAGACAGCCTCGCAGGTTGCTCTAAATTGGCTCGTTCAACAGGATATCGTCGTTATCCCCAAAGCGGCTTCAGCTAAGCATCTTAAAGATAATTTAGCTTTATTTGATTTTGAGTTGTCCGCAGAGGATCGGCAACAAATCGCTCAATTAGAATCCGGTAGGCGATTTTGCAATCCTGCCGATTTACCTGTCTGTGAAGACGAATAACCTGAGTGAAATTAAAAAATACTGAAAAACACTTTTGATACACTTACTGACCCATGACACTTTCCGTTTTCAGGCTGATGAGATCTTTAAAGATAAATTTAAGCTTTCTTTCCATTGATAGGCTCAAATCTTTGAACGGCCATTGCTCCTAAACTTTCCGAAGCATGGGGATCAGGGGTCGGTTCTACTATAACTAGATACTTTTTATCTGGATGCACATCAAGAATAGACGCTTTAAAATGACGGGATTCTTCGGAGCCAATCCCTCCTACATCACGTACGGTTTCTTCACACCGTGTAAACATTGAAACACGGGAGAACCCAGGCAGAGAATGCGGAATAGGGGTTAAAAATCGCAAGGCTATCATCTCTATTATTCTTGGCAAAGAACTGTTACGCTCTTTTATCAATGCCTTTTGCTGCTCAAAAGATAATTTTTGACTATTTTTCATAGCAAAATGGGGCATAGCGACTACATACGTTTCTTGAATAGGGATATCGCAATAACCGACATGGATATGAAGATAAGGACCGGATAAAGAAGCTAAATGCTGTGTAGAGATTTGCTCAATACTTCTCAATGTGTTTATTGTAAGACCTTTAGGAATCTTTAAAAATGTTATTCCTTTATTTTCCTCTCCTTGAAATACTTTTTGTAGCACAGCTAAGATTTCATCATCTGAAAGCATTTTTTCACATTCTGAATCGAAATCACATCCTTTAAATATCTCTTGTCCTTCTAAAGCTTGTATAAATTTTTTCCATTCTTTTGTATCAAAGAAAGTGGCTTTGGCAGCATTTTTATAAATCCTAGATTTATTTTTATTGAGTGTCTCATTCCATAACTTACATACCAAACGAATAGAGGATAAATCTTTTATGAAAAATTTTTCAAAAACATTGCTTAGACAATTTTCGTCCAAGTTAATCGTCATGTTTACCAACTGACTAGAAGCGCCTGTTATAGCCGTCATTATCAATCCTTAAAGATTTAAAGGTCCTTTAAAATTTCTAGATAGTCTGAGACAGACAGAGTTATCTCCGATTACAGGATAAATAAAAGACTTAATTGTGCAATATAATTTGTTAAGTTTGGGAGTTGCTGTTCAAACGAGCAGTTAACGTCTTATTTAAGTAATTTTAATATTTTTTTTATTTTAGTTTTATATTATATTTAAATAATAATTATAATAAAAGAGTGTTTTTTTTTGAATTGAGGTTTTATGGGAATTAGCGTTGGAACATTTAATATCTTGGATCCAAATTTTGCCGTGAGCCATAATCAGGCAGAAGGATTATCAGCACCGGGGAAAAGTAATTGGGGTAGCCGGAAAGAGGGAATCGTTCGATTAATTCAAAGTTCCCATTTAGATGTCATTTGTCTGCAAGAAATAAGCGCGCGTTCTTTGAATGATATGAAGGCGGCGATTGAAGCGCAAGGATATGAAATCGTCCATGTTCCGCATTCAGGCAGAATAGATGGCTTGGCCATCCTATATAAGAAAGGAAAATTAGAGCCCAAGGATTTTCGCGTTTTATCAAAGCATGGATTAGAGTCTTGCTATGTGGATTTAAAAGATCAGACAACGGGAAAGATGATTCGCGTTGCAAATTGCCATCTTTTGGGAGGGCCAAAGTCGAATCAAGGAACTGAACAGATAGAAGCACTGGTTAAAGAGGTCGATAAAGAGGCTAATCATCCCATTGATGCTCGCATTATTGTCGGAGATTTTAATGCGGATGAAAAGCAATTGAACCAGACGAACTCAAAATTTCAAGCTTTAAAACAGGCAAATTACGCATTCGATGGCAATTTAAGTCCGACTGAACCGGGTAAAAATCGGCATATTGATTGGATTTGGGTTCGCTCTTCCGCTCAGCTGGCTTCGCTTGCCGTTCCTCATCCGTCTGTTCCTGTCAGTGACCATCAGCTGCTGGCAACGCAATTGAACTTTCAAGCGACAGTCTTGTCGAATAATCCGCTTCCGTCAACGCTTTCTCAGGTCATCTCAGCTCCTTTTCAGCATACACAGCCGAATAGATCGTTTAGGGCTAAAATGATGAGCCATTTCTCCGTAACAGGATGGGATGCTGGCTCAAAGAAAAGCTTTGCCGAAAAATTAGACGGAATCTTAACCCAATGCGCGAATGCAAATCCTTTTTTGCCGACTATCCGGCAAAAGTTTGCAGAATACGTCGATACGTTATTGATGACAGCGAGTGAAAGACAAATGTTGAGAGAGGATTTGGAGAGAGCAATCCAAGCGGCCCAAGAAATGGCAACAAGAGAGAGGGTGCGAGCTCGAGCGATGTCTGCCTTGCAGACAGGCTCTGTGTCCATTCCCGCTTCCGGCATAGGCTCCCTATCTCAGGAAGATAATAGGACGCCTGCTCCTCTTGCTTCGAGACCTAGCAATCCTTCAACAGCACCTGTCACGCTTTTTCAGCATGTAAAGGCCTTTTTTAGGGGAATTGCCAGCTTTTTTTCAAGACTCTTTGGCTTTCGCTAAGGACGCCCCTTAGCCGAAGCAAAAATAATTGCTGCTTATTACTTCTTTAGGCGTTTCTCTATGCGGTCCGGGTTTCAGTGTTTAATCCCGCGCGCAAATTTTAGTGAATTAAAGCGCATTAAGGGCCTTTAAAAGAGCGGTTATTTCGCGGAAGCCAATTTTAGGTTCACTAAATAAGACGTAAGATGTTTGAGAGGAAGGGTGAAATTTCTCCCAAAATTTCTTGCGGCCATCCAAATGAAAAATTCCCCTTACGGCATTATATGTCTGACGCGCAATCCATGCGGCAAAGGGGCTAAGTCCGACGATTTCGCCGAGATGGCGGGAAGGTACGGCGCCAAAAGTGACATATGAACAATTCTCCTTGCTAAGCGCCTCTAAGACTGTTACGACAAGCAATTCCGGAGTCCCATGTGAAGCAGTCGGTTTAAACATGAGATGATTAAGGAGCCAGCCATTTTTAGCTTGCAACTGATTGAGGATGGCTACGCCGGTTATTTGATCATTTTGCCTAGCATAAAACCAACGCTTTCCTGGACGGTTTTCGAAAAGATGGATGTGTGAAATGTGAAATTGTGGGCCTCTGCGTCCTTTTAACCACGCTACTCCTACTTCTTCAATGGCTTTTTCTAATTTCGGATCGGGTGTGGTATATTCTTGCACAGTCATCCCTTCTTTAAGGGCATGTCTGACCTTTCTTCGCACTAAACTGCCATTTACTCCTTCATGCGATCTAGGGTCTGAATGAGGATCGATGCAGATTTCTTCTCCAAATTCAATTTTTGCCTTGCAAACATATTGAAGGGCCCAATCCGCAAAGTTTTTCGATGCAATGATATAAATGACCGGCCAGCCGTTCTGCCGGCAATAAAGATGAAAAGCGGGGACTAGCGTCGGAAGAGCGGAAGGCGCACAGACCGGTTCCCCAAAGACTATGGCACAGCCAGCTTTGATGCGATAACCGATCAATCCCTGAATAGCGGGCAAGCTAAAGGTCTGAGTCGCCGGATCGAGAATGGCGTCAGAAGTCGATCCTCCCCATTTTCTAAGATATTCCAATACTTGATTTGGTTGGGAAATGTTAACAGACGAATGGTTTTCCATATTTAAGCGCGAAGGCTCTTCTGTTTGAATATCCATGCTATTCATCTATAAAAGTTATGATTTTATACGCATGCATAAGCCTGCCTGAAATAACCGGTGTAAGCGTGAAACAAGTGTGGGTGGTGAAAATCAAAGATTTTAGAGGCAAGCCGGCTTGATTTAATTAATAGAAATAAATTTAATTTATAGCAAGAAAACAAACGAGAGGAGCAAGGCATTTTGTTGACAGCCTTTGTAAAAGTATGTGCAGTCAGAAAATGCCTTAAGAAGCCTATAGGGCTAGGCGGCTCTTAATGCTTTGGCAATTGGCATTTTGGCGACTTTTAAACCGGCTAGCAAGGAGGCGGCGATAGATGCCGTCACGCTTAATAGCATAGTAAAGTATACCATCTGCCACTCAAATTCGAATGAAATATAAAAAGGAAGCGTATTTCCCGGTGCCGGAGGCATCAGTAATTGATTGTCTAGGAAAAGCTTTAAGATCGAAAAAGTAAAGGCAATGCCGAACGCGCTTCCTATTATACCTAGAAATAATCCTTCAGCGATAATGAGGATCATGATATCCGCAATTGACTCGCCATTTGCACGGAAATTTCCGATCTCTTGCTTTCTCTCTAAAATTGCAGCAGATACGGAATTAAAAATACCAAGTAGAACAATGGAGAGAATGATGGCCTGCACAACTTTATATTGCGCATGCAGCCAATCGACTGAATGCTGATAATAGACTTTGTCTAAAACCGCAAAAGAAGTGGCCTCCAATTCGGGAAATGCTTTTTCAAAATTCGATGCAAATGAATCCCAATCCAAATGGCTTCTTAAACCTAAAGCGATCAATTCTATTTGAGAGGTTTGCATCAAGGATTGCGCTTGCTTGAGTTGAATGCGAAAAAGGCGGTTGTCGGAATCGATAGAGCCTGTATTAAAAATACCGGTTACTTTAAGTTCCGCTTGATTAATCTTTCCTTCGATTGAATTGGCTAATACGGTTAGGGAATCACCCGGTTGAACGTTCAGGGCCTGCGCCAGTCCGATTCCCAGCAGGATTCCATCTTCTTGAAAGGACAATGTCTCGCCCGAGACAATATTGAGCTCATAAAAAAAAGTCGCTTCTTGTCCGGCATCGACGCCTTGTCCATAACCGCTGACCGTTTGGCTGTCTTTTTTCAGTAAGGCCGGAAAATTAATGCGGGGAAATACGTGCTCAACCTCTTCCTGTGCAGATAAATAAGCTTGCAGATCTTCCCAGTTTGCCATCCACTGCATCCATGGTTTTTCTTGAACAGTCTCTCGGTAATGCTTGGTATTGATCTGGCCATGGCCATAAAGAGAATGAATCGTGCTTTCTCTGTATTGATTGAGCACCCCATTAATGAAGCCCTTGAACGAGAACAAGACTCCCGTTCCCAAAGCAATCGTTAGCAAAATAGCCAAGGTGCGGCGGTAATTGCGAAAGAGATTCATAAAAGAGAGAAATAACATGTCTGTTTCCTAATTTGTTGAATAGAAAAGCTATTTTTAGCCTATGAAATGGCATTCAATAGAAATCGTTTAAATGGAAGACAACGCTCCATCTTTAATCTGAAAATTGCAGCTAGCAAATGATTGGACCATGGCATCATGGGTTGTCAAAATGATAGAAGCTTGTTTTTTTTCCACTAAATGATGAAAGATATCCATGATTTCCCGGCCGGTCTTTTGGTCTAGGTTCGCCGTCGGCTCATCTCCAATGATGACTTCTGGTTTTTTTGCAATAGCCCGGGCGATGGCCACCCGCTGTCTTTGCCCTCCGCTTAATTCCCCGGGCTTTTTCATGCGGTGTTCCCATAAGCCTACCGCTTCGAGCGCCTCTTGAACTCTTTGCTTAATTTCATTTTTAAAAAGCCCTTGGCGTGCCAGAAAATAAGCAATATTCTCTTCCGCTGTAAAAACAGGAATTAAATGGAATTGTTGGAAAATAAATCCGATCTGGTATTTGCGAATGTGATTTTTTTGCTTCTCATTTATTGTAGACAGATCTTCATTCAAAAATAACACCTGTCCGGATTGGCTGTCTTCGATCAGTCCTAAAACATTAAGCAAGGTGGACTTGCCGGATCCGGAGGGCCCCGAGAGAGTAACTAATTCATACTTTGGAATAGTAAGAGAGATTCCCCGTAACGCCTCCATTTTTACCGAACCGAGTTGGTAAGAGAAGTAAACGTCTTTTAGTTGGTATAAATAATTATCGCGTTTCAAAAGAATACCTTAATTTGCATTTATTAAAAATTAGTTGGGTTTGATTTATTGAATAAGGAACGATTGTTTACTGACTAAATTTCAGTGATAGACTCAAAATTATAATTTTCCGCGTTTTATTTTTTCAACTATTTGCAGGTGATAAATGGAAAAGAATTTTTAAAAAATAATTGAATGTTTGAAGGATTGACCGTATACAAGAGAGTATCTTTAAAGTGTTAAGGATTTGATTTAAGCGAGTTTTTGAATTTAAAGCTCTATCTTACCGTCTCTAGTCACAATAAGTGTGTGAAAAAGAATTAAGCGTAATGAAGTCGCATGAATAGCCTTCTTAGTCTTGTCATTATGATGTCAATTGCGGCTTTGCTTGTCGATGTGGCGCAGAGGTTTCGCATTCCTTATCCGATTACCTTAGTGTTAGGTGGAACATGCTTAGGATTTCTTCCGGGCTTGAATCCCGTTTTTTTAAATCCCAATTCTATCTTAGTCTTGGTTCTTCCTCCTATTCTTTATTATGGGGCTTATTGGATTTCTTTTAGGGAGTTTAAGAAAAATCTAAGAGAAATTTTTTCCTTGGCGCTTGGTTTAGTCATTGCTACCACAATTGTCATTGGAATCATCTTTAAAGCGCTTTTTCCTGAGCTTTCCTGGTCGTTGGCTTTTGCCGTTGGCGCGATTATCTCTCCGCCGGATGCCATGGCTGCCACCGCCATTCTTAGGCATTTTAATATAGGCACGCGCTTGTCTACGATTCTAGAAGGAGAGAGCTTGGTCAATGATGCTTCGGCTTTAGTTCTGTATCGCTTAGCTGTTAACGCGCTTTTAATCGGTTCTTTTTCTTTTGTAGAAGGGGTCGAGCAATTTTTTTTCATTGCCAGCGGAGGAATTTTAATAGGCGTAATTACAGGCTTAGCGCTTCAAATATTTTCCAGACAATTTTTAGATCCTGTTGTAGGGCTTTTATTTTCTTTTATCGTTCCCTATTTGACCTATATTCTTGCCGATTCGCTAGGCGTGTCCGGCGTTCTAGCTGTTGTTGTAAATGGCCTAATGGGCGCACGCATTATTATTAAGCATGCTTCTTCGCTTAGGCGCGTGCTTGGCTATACAACATGGGATATTTTTATTATCTTCTTAAACTGTTTTGTCTTTATTTTGATCGGTTCTCAGCTTAGGGGGTTGACAGCCGGCATGACGGGAAAACAAATCATTCTTTATGCGAGCTATGGAATATTGATCATGGGAGTCCTCACTGTTCTTCGCCTAGTGTGGGTCTATGCCCGGAAAAGCTATGCTTATTTTAAGGCACGCCAAGATCCTAAAAAGGAAGCACAGTGCCAATACATTTTTCGAGAGTCCGCTATTATTGGCTGGTCGGGAATGCGGGGAATTGTTTCTTTAGCTGCTGCCCTGGCCTTGCCTATTACTCATGGCGATGGTTCTTTGGTAGAAGGCCGTGAAATTGCCATATTTATTGTTTTCATTGTCATCTTGCTAAGTCTTTTAATCCCTGGATTGACTTTGCCTTTTCTCATTCGCTGGTTGCACATTCACCCTGGCTCTGAAGCAATAATGGTGAAAAAAATTAGAAAAAAACTCTTAGAGGCAGCTTCTAAGCAAATTAATTATTTGCATGAAACTAATCATTTAACTGAAGAAGAACAAAATTTTTTAATGAACTACTTCATCGCTCATCATCACATTTTTGAGACTCATTCTACGGTCGATGAAAAAAAACAAAAATTGGAGTCTGCTCGAATTAAGATTATTCAAGCTCAACGCCGTTTTCTCTTACAACTGTGGGAAAGCGGAGAAGTGGGCGACCATCTATTTACTCAGCTTGAACGCGAATTGGATATCGAAGAAGCGCATGCGACGCGCGCAGAAATTAGCTAAGTGTTTTTTTTAAGAAAGTTTGCTTATGAACCGACTGATTTTAAAAAAGTAAAAAGCTAAGCGCTAGAAACCCATCAGAAAGTAATTAAAGCGCTCTTAATTAAGTGTCATCCAGAGAACTGCTATTAGCAGCCACGCCGCTGTATACTTTTCATCAAGGCTGCATTTTGGCATCTTTTCTATCGTTAGCCTGTTTTCGGGGCAATTGATTCAAAAATTGCAGGGCAAAGGATCTGTCCATAAGTTTAACGGGGGTTGCAGCTTTAACGCTTGCAGGCTGGATTGGATGGCGCTTGCTTCGTCTTTGACCGCTCTTTTTATGATCTTGTTTGGTGTGGATTGGCCATTTGATCGACTCTACTTTAATTATCTTTTTGGCGACCCGGCTGAGCGGCTGCCTGGCTTGGGGCATCCTGCGATCCAATAGGGAGGCATTTTCTAAAAAAAAGATTGTCAAAAAATCCTATAAAAAAAACACTAGGCAAGCAAAACAATTTTTGAGGGGTTTTTGATAATGAGAAAATGGTTCCGCTTTCTGACTTGGACTGCAGCGAGTGCGATTAGCTTAACGGCTGCTTTTGCCGATGGCAAAACAATTGAAGATGATTTAATGGCGAGTGAAATCAAGCATGTTGTTTTCCTTATGCTTGAGAATCGCTCATTTGATAATGTGCTCGCTTGGCTTTACAACCAAGATAATCCCCCCGCTTATTTCATCCCGAAAGAAAAAAACGAAGCCTACTATGGATTATCAGAAGATACGCTGCATCAATACACCAATGTTCTTAAAAGCTCTAATGGCGAAGTTTTATTTAGCTGCCCTCCCATCAAAGGGATTCCTTCTGTCTCTTCCACTCCTTATCGTAATTCCCCCAAGTTTGATCCACATGAGCCTTTTTTGCATGTCATGAAGCAAATATTTGGCGAAGATCAAAATGGATCGACACCAAATATGACCGGATTTTTGCAAGATTTTGCTTCCATTTGGTGGGAGCATGAATGGCTCAATCAAAAGGCTAATATTTGTGCGATCATGGAGACGTATACCGATGAGGAAATGCCTGTGCTATATAGCTTAGCTAGGCATTATGCTGTTAGCGATCTGTGGTTTTCCTCCGTCCCGACTCAGACAAATCCAAACCGCGCTTTTTCGATTTGCGGAACATCGGAAGGAGAAGTGATCAACGGACCTTTGGGAAAAAGCTTATTCCGTGCGGATACGATCTGGAATAGGCTCGCAGAAGAATCGCCCGAGACGACTTGGATGATTTTCTGGCAATCCGATATCCTTCCAGGCATTATCCGCGGTCCCTATAGTGGAAAAAATACGTTTGCAAGCCTGAGGCGTATTCCCAATTTAGATCAACATTATCTTAAAATAGACCGCTTTCATGAGATGGCTAGAAACGGCCAGCTGCCTGATTTTAGCTTTATAGAGCCGCAATGGACAGTCTCCATTGACTTGGATTCCAAAGTTAAGTTCATGGACGAACTAGGCATTCAATCCCTTCTTATTGGATTGCAGGGGAATGATTTGCATCCGCCGGGAGATGTGCGGACAGGAGAAAACCTGCTAGCCAATATTTACACGAGCTTGATTGCCAATCCGGAAGCGTGGAGCAAAACCTTACTGATTATCACTTTTGATGAGCATGGCGGCCTGTTTGATCACGTTCCGCCTCCTAAAGCGATCCCGCCGGATGAACATGCGCAAAATGGATTTGGCTTTGATCGTTATGGGGTAAGAGTGCCGGCTCTTTTCATTTCGCCTAAAATCAGCAAAGGAACGGTCATCCGCTCTGAAAATCCAGACGTGCCTTTTGATCATACATCTTTCATTTCAACCCTCTTGCAATGGAAGGGAATTAATAAAAGAAAATGGAATATGGGCAGACGTGTGGACAATGCGCCCACTTTCGGCAGTGTGATTACCTTAACACAAGCGCGAGAGGATAGCGCGGTTATCCCCAGTGCGGCTCCGCAGCGCATTGACGATGAGCAACAGGCCATTTCTATGGGAAACAAATTCTATTTGCGCGATAAAGACGGACATTATTTGATAAAGACGGGAAATGGCTGGCTGAAGCAAGCGCCATTAGGATCAATTGAAGACAGAGTGGCTCTTGAATTTGTTGGCGGAAGCGGCAAGGTGACACATGGCTCATTTGTGTTTATTCAGGCCGATGATCCAAAGCTTGGCAATTCAAATCTGCTGGAGGCCTTACTGAGCCATCTCGATTGCGTGTACGATAAAAGAAAGCAATCAAGCGGGCAATGGTGGACAGTCAAAAGCATGGAGTATCCGTATGTAGGCGCTCCTATTCAGGGCGGCGACCGCATCTATTTGGAGAACCATGTGTACTTGGATTTATTCCAGTATGTTCCGGCAAGGTTGAGCAAGCGCGCCAATTTTTTTGGAGAATATCTCATGATGAAGCCCCTGTCTGAATCGGACTGGGATGAGGATTATTGGATTATTGAAAAGGCTTAATGAGCGATTAAAGAAGAGAGTGGCAGATAATTGGAGGGCAGCTTTCGATGAAAGTGCCCTTATCCGCTTTGCTCAGCCTTTAAAAATGAAGAAAGCGGCCAGCACAATAAAAATAAATCCAATCAGATGATTAAGCTTGATTCCCTCGTTAAGATAAAAATAAGAGAAAAAGCAAAAGACGATAAGCGTGATAATCTCTTGAATTGTTTTTAACTGGACCGTCGAAAACTGATAACTGCCTATGCGATTGGCTGGCACTTGAAGGCAATATTCAAATAAGGCAATTCCCCAACTGGCTAGGATGGTTAGAATAAGGGGAGCTTGGCGGAATTTCAAGTGGCCGTACCAAGCAAATGTCATAAAAATATTCGAAAGGGTTAACAAAATAATTGTTTGCATATCTCGCATCCTCATTTATTTAAGCAAAAATTTAAGTCCAAAAAGAAAGCAAATCAAGACATTTATGAACTGCTGAAAAAGACAGTTGAAAAAATAGAAGGTAATGCAAAGATCCATCCTGTCTACTTGCCTTAAAAAGCCTAGACATTTTTCACAGGCGACAAATTTTTTTAGATGGATATTCTAGACCATTAACCTTTACACGAAAGGCAACTGGCTTCTTTGGCGAGTTATTCCAAATGTAAGTGACGATACGTTCTAGTAGATAAAGGAGAAGGTAAAACTTCATTAAAGTGGGATATATTATTTTCTTACTCGAATATAGCAATTCGACGGCGCTTTCTCAAAGCTATTGAATCTCCTCTAGCCTCTAGTTTCGGATTTCTCCTATTTGAATTCATTAACGCGTTAAATAAGTAATGGACAGGTTTTTAGTCATCTGTCATTTAATGAGAGTTTAAAATGAATAATTTTTTTACTAGATAGGCGATGATCATAAAAAGACATCCAATAAAAGAACTGTTTCACAAACACTTAGCAAGGCTAAATCCGGTCAGCTTTGGCTATGTCATGGCGACAGGAGCGCTCTCCACAGCTCTATATGTCACGGGTTGGTTTGTTCTTTCAGATATCTTTTTGCTCTTTGCTCTTTTGGGCTATCTTTTTTTAGTTGGATTATTTAGCTGGCGGGGAATTGCGTATTCCCAACTTGTCCTATCCGAAATATCCGCAATTCCTCCTCTTTTCAAATATTTGACTTTTAGCGCCGGTTCAAATTCTTTAGCGACGCGTCTAGTGATAGACGGCTATGTGAAAAGTGGTTTCATTTTGGCATTTATTGGGATTATTTCTTGTCTTGGACTAATTTATGCCATTTTTTGCCGCATGTTTTTCCATAGAAAAGCCTCGATCCAAGAGATTAGTCCTATTTGGCTTCTCATGGCGATTGCCTGTCATTCTTGCGGAATAAGCTTAACAGCCCTTTGGATGGACGG
Above is a window of Candidatus Protochlamydia phocaeensis DNA encoding:
- a CDS encoding ABC transporter permease; this encodes MLFLSFMNLFRNYRRTLAILLTIALGTGVLFSFKGFINGVLNQYRESTIHSLYGHGQINTKHYRETVQEKPWMQWMANWEDLQAYLSAQEEVEHVFPRINFPALLKKDSQTVSGYGQGVDAGQEATFFYELNIVSGETLSFQEDGILLGIGLAQALNVQPGDSLTVLANSIEGKINQAELKVTGIFNTGSIDSDNRLFRIQLKQAQSLMQTSQIELIALGLRSHLDWDSFASNFEKAFPELEATSFAVLDKVYYQHSVDWLHAQYKVVQAIILSIVLLGIFNSVSAAILERKQEIGNFRANGESIADIMILIIAEGLFLGIIGSAFGIAFTFSILKLFLDNQLLMPPAPGNTLPFYISFEFEWQMVYFTMLLSVTASIAASLLAGLKVAKMPIAKALRAA
- a CDS encoding endonuclease/exonuclease/phosphatase family protein, which gives rise to MGISVGTFNILDPNFAVSHNQAEGLSAPGKSNWGSRKEGIVRLIQSSHLDVICLQEISARSLNDMKAAIEAQGYEIVHVPHSGRIDGLAILYKKGKLEPKDFRVLSKHGLESCYVDLKDQTTGKMIRVANCHLLGGPKSNQGTEQIEALVKEVDKEANHPIDARIIVGDFNADEKQLNQTNSKFQALKQANYAFDGNLSPTEPGKNRHIDWIWVRSSAQLASLAVPHPSVPVSDHQLLATQLNFQATVLSNNPLPSTLSQVISAPFQHTQPNRSFRAKMMSHFSVTGWDAGSKKSFAEKLDGILTQCANANPFLPTIRQKFAEYVDTLLMTASERQMLREDLERAIQAAQEMATRERVRARAMSALQTGSVSIPASGIGSLSQEDNRTPAPLASRPSNPSTAPVTLFQHVKAFFRGIASFFSRLFGFR
- a CDS encoding ABC transporter ATP-binding protein, with protein sequence MKRDNYLYQLKDVYFSYQLGSVKMEALRGISLTIPKYELVTLSGPSGSGKSTLLNVLGLIEDSQSGQVLFLNEDLSTINEKQKNHIRKYQIGFIFQQFHLIPVFTAEENIAYFLARQGLFKNEIKQRVQEALEAVGLWEHRMKKPGELSGGQRQRVAIARAIAKKPEVIIGDEPTANLDQKTGREIMDIFHHLVEKKQASIILTTHDAMVQSFASCNFQIKDGALSSI
- a CDS encoding F-box protein, coding for MTAITGASSQLVNMTINLDENCLSNVFEKFFIKDLSSIRLVCKLWNETLNKNKSRIYKNAAKATFFDTKEWKKFIQALEGQEIFKGCDFDSECEKMLSDDEILAVLQKVFQGEENKGITFLKIPKGLTINTLRSIEQISTQHLASLSGPYLHIHVGYCDIPIQETYVVAMPHFAMKNSQKLSFEQQKALIKERNSSLPRIIEMIALRFLTPIPHSLPGFSRVSMFTRCEETVRDVGGIGSEESRHFKASILDVHPDKKYLVIVEPTPDPHASESLGAMAVQRFEPINGKKA
- a CDS encoding DUF2156 domain-containing protein produces the protein MDIQTEEPSRLNMENHSSVNISQPNQVLEYLRKWGGSTSDAILDPATQTFSLPAIQGLIGYRIKAGCAIVFGEPVCAPSALPTLVPAFHLYCRQNGWPVIYIIASKNFADWALQYVCKAKIEFGEEICIDPHSDPRSHEGVNGSLVRRKVRHALKEGMTVQEYTTPDPKLEKAIEEVGVAWLKGRRGPQFHISHIHLFENRPGKRWFYARQNDQITGVAILNQLQAKNGWLLNHLMFKPTASHGTPELLVVTVLEALSKENCSYVTFGAVPSRHLGEIVGLSPFAAWIARQTYNAVRGIFHLDGRKKFWEKFHPSSQTSYVLFSEPKIGFREITALLKALNAL
- a CDS encoding DMT family protein, whose amino-acid sequence is MQTIILLTLSNIFMTFAWYGHLKFRQAPLILTILASWGIALFEYCLQVPANRIGSYQFSTVQLKTIQEIITLIVFCFFSYFYLNEGIKLNHLIGFIFIVLAAFFIFKG
- a CDS encoding aldo/keto reductase is translated as MPNIPLQKKTGMPLIGLGTWKLNGKECEQVLHTALELGYRHIDTADTYQNHLAIGQVIKSCPQREQLFLTTKLSIDSLLPHQVEAAVPRFLEDLHVNYLDLLLIHWPNPNVSLDQTLLAMQAFQKQGIVRKIGVSNFVRSHFECLASYRFPIAVNQIEMHPYLQRRPLVHYCRQHEISLTAYRPLAKGAFEQNEILKAIGAKYKKTASQVALNWLVQQDIVVIPKAASAKHLKDNLALFDFELSAEDRQQIAQLESGRRFCNPADLPVCEDE
- a CDS encoding Na+/H+ antiporter; translated protein: MNSLLSLVIMMSIAALLVDVAQRFRIPYPITLVLGGTCLGFLPGLNPVFLNPNSILVLVLPPILYYGAYWISFREFKKNLREIFSLALGLVIATTIVIGIIFKALFPELSWSLAFAVGAIISPPDAMAATAILRHFNIGTRLSTILEGESLVNDASALVLYRLAVNALLIGSFSFVEGVEQFFFIASGGILIGVITGLALQIFSRQFLDPVVGLLFSFIVPYLTYILADSLGVSGVLAVVVNGLMGARIIIKHASSLRRVLGYTTWDIFIIFLNCFVFILIGSQLRGLTAGMTGKQIILYASYGILIMGVLTVLRLVWVYARKSYAYFKARQDPKKEAQCQYIFRESAIIGWSGMRGIVSLAAALALPITHGDGSLVEGREIAIFIVFIVILLSLLIPGLTLPFLIRWLHIHPGSEAIMVKKIRKKLLEAASKQINYLHETNHLTEEEQNFLMNYFIAHHHIFETHSTVDEKKQKLESARIKIIQAQRRFLLQLWESGEVGDHLFTQLERELDIEEAHATRAEIS